One Polyangiaceae bacterium genomic window carries:
- a CDS encoding aminotransferase class III-fold pyridoxal phosphate-dependent enzyme — protein sequence MIDDISEFTARHTYGTWRAQRGWKPLHVKRAEGCYFWDAAGKRYLDFSSQLVCSNLGHQNQAVIDAICAQAKELAFIGPAHTCDVRAQAAAKLLEVMPKGLDKFFFATSGTEANEAAIKMARAVTGKYKIIARYTSYHGSTAGSIAATGDMRRWFAEPTGKIQGVIFGPEANCYRCPLGRTYPDCNVACADYLAYMIDHDENVAAIIFEPVVGTNGVLVPPPEYLPRLVEHAKKRGVLVIADEVMTGWGRTGKWFAVENWGITPDILTTAKGVTNAAVPLGVVATNRAVADHFEDNFFAHGHTYEAHPLTLAPAIAAIDEYRRLGLIERSAEMGELLGKKLRALAEKHPSIGDVRGLGLFWAVELVKDRTTKEPLATPQDKAARKPLVIDQVAAEMTKRGVTVLAWVSHLVIAPPLIVTEEQLDEGIAALDAALSIADAHVVSR from the coding sequence ATGATCGACGACATTTCCGAGTTTACCGCGAGGCATACGTACGGCACGTGGCGCGCTCAGCGCGGATGGAAGCCTTTGCACGTCAAGCGTGCCGAAGGGTGTTACTTCTGGGATGCTGCGGGCAAACGATACCTCGATTTTTCATCGCAGCTCGTGTGCTCGAACTTGGGCCATCAGAACCAAGCGGTCATCGATGCCATTTGCGCGCAAGCGAAGGAGCTTGCGTTCATCGGGCCTGCGCACACGTGTGACGTGCGCGCGCAGGCGGCAGCGAAGCTGCTCGAAGTCATGCCGAAGGGCCTCGATAAGTTTTTCTTTGCCACGTCCGGCACGGAGGCCAACGAGGCGGCCATCAAGATGGCGCGTGCAGTGACGGGCAAATACAAAATCATTGCGCGTTACACGTCGTATCACGGCTCGACGGCGGGTTCGATTGCCGCGACGGGCGACATGCGTCGCTGGTTTGCCGAACCGACGGGCAAAATTCAGGGCGTCATTTTTGGCCCCGAAGCGAATTGTTATCGCTGCCCGCTTGGTCGCACCTATCCCGACTGCAATGTCGCGTGTGCCGATTACCTCGCGTACATGATCGATCACGACGAAAACGTGGCCGCAATCATTTTCGAGCCGGTTGTCGGGACCAACGGCGTGCTCGTGCCGCCGCCCGAATATCTACCGCGCCTCGTGGAGCACGCGAAAAAGCGCGGCGTTCTCGTGATTGCGGACGAGGTCATGACTGGCTGGGGACGCACGGGAAAGTGGTTTGCCGTGGAAAATTGGGGAATCACGCCGGACATCCTCACGACGGCGAAAGGCGTGACGAATGCGGCAGTGCCACTCGGCGTCGTCGCGACGAACCGCGCGGTAGCGGATCATTTCGAGGACAATTTTTTCGCGCACGGGCACACGTACGAAGCGCATCCATTGACGCTCGCGCCTGCCATTGCAGCGATTGACGAGTACCGAAGGCTGGGCCTCATCGAACGTTCGGCCGAAATGGGCGAGCTTTTGGGCAAAAAATTGCGTGCATTGGCGGAAAAACACCCGTCCATTGGCGATGTCCGGGGGCTCGGGCTTTTTTGGGCGGTGGAATTGGTCAAAGATCGCACGACGAAGGAGCCATTGGCCACGCCGCAGGACAAGGCAGCACGCAAGCCGCTCGTGATCGATCAAGTCGCGGCGGAGATGACCAAACGCGGCGTGACCGTGTTGGCATGGGTCAGTCATCTGGTCATTGCGCCGCCGCTCATCGTGACCGAAGAGCAGCTCGACGAGGGAATCGCAGCGCTCGATGCTGCGCTTTCGATCGCGGACGCCCACGTCGTATCGCGCTGA
- a CDS encoding Hsp33 family molecular chaperone HslO encodes MSSDAARSSDRVIRSMTNDGAFRVIAAVTTQTVRGASKAQQAKGAVAARFGELITGAILIREAMSPTLRVQGILKNPGGGSMVADAHPDGTTRGIVGFSGAAGTNTGHAMLLEMMRTLHNGALHRGIVEVAFDGEAGGISGALMSYMQHSEQIVSTIAVSTLIENDEVVAAGGYMVELLPEIERGPLMIMTQRLEDFPPLSELLRKEMTLASHLTEELLFGMPHTILAESPLAYGCQCSEVRVLSSLITLPHAEIKALLEDNRVLEITCDYCRKDYAISPEQLRSFMMPS; translated from the coding sequence ATGAGCTCCGATGCAGCACGCTCCAGCGATCGCGTCATTCGTTCCATGACGAACGACGGCGCATTCCGGGTCATTGCGGCCGTCACGACGCAAACCGTTCGTGGTGCGTCCAAAGCGCAGCAAGCAAAGGGCGCCGTGGCAGCACGGTTCGGTGAGCTCATCACGGGAGCGATTCTGATTCGCGAAGCCATGAGCCCCACGCTTCGAGTCCAAGGAATATTGAAGAATCCTGGCGGCGGCAGCATGGTGGCCGATGCGCATCCGGATGGAACCACGCGTGGTATCGTGGGTTTTTCCGGAGCTGCGGGGACGAACACCGGCCATGCCATGTTGCTCGAGATGATGCGCACGCTTCATAATGGAGCGTTGCATCGAGGCATCGTGGAAGTCGCCTTCGACGGGGAGGCAGGAGGCATTTCCGGTGCGCTGATGTCCTACATGCAGCATTCCGAGCAAATCGTGTCGACCATTGCCGTCTCGACGCTGATCGAGAATGATGAAGTCGTGGCGGCCGGTGGGTACATGGTCGAGCTTTTGCCGGAAATCGAGCGGGGCCCGCTGATGATCATGACGCAGCGCCTCGAAGATTTTCCGCCGCTTTCCGAGCTATTGCGTAAAGAAATGACGCTGGCCTCGCACCTCACCGAGGAACTGCTTTTTGGCATGCCGCACACCATTTTGGCGGAATCACCGCTCGCTTATGGTTGCCAATGCAGTGAAGTGCGAGTTCTTTCGAGTCTCATCACGTTGCCGCATGCGGAAATCAAAGCGCTCCTCGAAGACAATCGAGTGCTCGAAATCACATGCGACTATTGCCGGAAGGATTACGCAATTTCGCCCGAGCAGCTTCGGTCGTTCATGATGCCTAGTTGA